The Carassius auratus strain Wakin chromosome 27, ASM336829v1, whole genome shotgun sequence genome includes a region encoding these proteins:
- the LOC113046171 gene encoding oxysterol-binding protein-related protein 1, with product MSGDGSQGDKTQCNGVKKHRSALPAAMFSRKNVNMWGVLKKCIGMELSKITMPVIFNEPLSFLQRLTEYMEHTYLIQKASASQDSINRMKCVAAFAVSAVASQWERTGKPFNPLLGETYELLREDLGFRWVSEQVSHHPPVSAFHAEGVNNDFMFHGSIYPKLKFWGKSVEAEPRGIITLELPLHNEAYTWSNPTCCIHNIIMGQLWIEQYGNVEIINHKTGERCCLTFKSCGIFGKELHKVEGYILDKSKRKICALYGKWTECLYSVDPVTFDAHRKSDTKRSEKDRKGSTQSNNADEDPDEMPPPEAETVQVIPGSELIWRISPRPDNSREYYAFTSFALQLNALDAEMERVLPQTDCRLRPDIRALENGDIDAAGAEKNRLEEKQRTARKNRSKSDEEWKIRWFHQGPNSYTGAPDWLYTGGYWDRNYSHLPDIY from the exons ATGTCAGGGGACGGTAGCCAGGGTGACAAAACCCAGTGCAATGGAGTCAAAAAGCACAG GTCAGCTCTTCCTGCTGCAATGTTCTCACGAAAAAATGTCAATATGTGGGGTGTTCTCAAAAAATGCATTGGGATG GAACTGTCTAAAATCACAATGCCGGTGATTTTTAACGAGCCTTTGAGTTTTCTTCAGAGATTGACTGAATACATGGAGCACACATACCTCATCCAGAAGGCCAGCGCTTCACAAGACTCCATCAACAGAATgaag tgtGTGGCAGCTTTTGCTGTGTCAGCCGTGGCCTCACAGTGGGAGAGGACGGGAAAACCCTTCAACCCACTGCTCGGAGAAACCTACGAGCTGCTCAG AGAGGATCTGGGGTTCAGATGGGTCTCTGAGCAGGTCAGTCATCATCCGCCGGTCAGTGCCTTCCACGCTGAGGGCGTAAACAACGACTTCATGTTTCATGGCTCCATTTATCCGAAACTCAAATTCTGGGGGAAGAGTGTGGAGGCCGAACCTCGGGGAATCATCACCCTAGAGCTTCCTCT CCACAATGAAGCCTACACCTGGAGCAACCCGACCTGCTGTATTCACAACATTATCATGGGGCAACTGTGGATTGAGCAATATggaaatgttgaaattattaaTCATAA AACTGGAGAAAGATGTTGTTTAACTTTCAAATCATGTGGCATCTTCGGAAAAGAGTTGCATAAAGTGGAAGGATACATTCTTGATAAAAG CAAAAGAAAGATCTGTGCTCTGTATGGCAAGTGGACGGAGTGCTTGTATTCTGTGGATCCAGTGACATTTGATGCACACAGAAAATCTGACACAAAGCGCTCTGAGAAGGACAGGAAGGGAAGCACACAG AGTAATAATGCGGATGAGGATCCGGATGAAATGCCTCCTCCAGAAGCAGAGACAGTGCAGGTGATTCCAGGAAGTGAGCTGATCTGGAGGATATCACCGCGACCAGACAACTCCAGAGAA taCTATGCGTTCACATCCTTCGCTCTGCAGCTGAATGCGCTGGATGCAGAGATGGAGCGAGTTCTTCCACAGACAGACTGTCGTCTGAGGCCTGACATCAGAGCCCTGGAGAATGGAGACATAG ATGCAGCCGGTGCAGAGAAGAACAGACTGGAGGAAAAACAACGAACGGCTCGGAAAAATCGCTCCAAATCAGACGAGGAATGGAAAATAAG GTGGTTTCATCAGGGGCCGAACTCTTACACCGGAGCCCCAGACTGGCTGTACACCGGCGGATACTGGGACAGAAACTACTCACACCTGCCTGACATATACTGA